In Ctenopharyngodon idella isolate HZGC_01 chromosome 1, HZGC01, whole genome shotgun sequence, a single genomic region encodes these proteins:
- the LOC127499227 gene encoding CMRF35-like molecule 3 isoform X4 translates to MKFPLTVCVFLVTVSRSLSVNITVRGTEGEPVSINCPYPGGYENSYKYFYKGVYRENNIILQSDGKKSSPRFSLKDDHKTRSFTVTIRNLKMEDAGLYGCIAGWGEYKQIQLNVIRAPQRPKPVQISTSTIRPHTNTSSEHASTEHASTVTHQTETETRATTGNTTDELHQPNTHLSSVAGGLGSVLLVLTLCSGTFLILKKRKRKCGTALFQQNVQHNTETDCMYEEIPNSDVAAVTSSSNQTPASHLDNHPEVSAVYTTVTNQQPDSNPGHTHSTNQVTDPDCDYYANIKSPDPTQDSGTELIYVTATHPQNISTHSQNIKTNEGPIYSVIKHE, encoded by the exons ATGAAGTTCCCGCTGAcagtttgtgtgtttctggtgACGG tgagCAGGTCACTGTCTGTGAACATTACAGTGAGAGGAACGGAGGGAGAACCAGTGAGCATTAACTGCCCTTATCCAGGAGGATATGAAAACTCTTACAAATACTTCTACAAAGgagtttacagagagaataacATTATACTACAATCTGATGGAAAAAAGTCCTCACCCAGATTCTCACTGAAGGATGATCATAAGACCAGATCATTTACAGTGACCATCAGAAACCTGAAGATGGAAGATGCTGGACTGTACGGCTGTATCGCTGGATGGGGAGAATATAAACAAATCCAGCTGAATGTGATCAGAG CTCCACAGAGGCCAAAACCTGTCCAGATCTCAACATCCACCATTCGTCCGCATACAAACACCAGCAGTGAACACGCCAGCACTGAACACGCCAGCACAG TGACTCATCAAACAGAAACTGAAACAAGAGCAACAACAGGAAATACTACAGATGAACTCCATCAGCCAAACACTC ACCTGTCTTCTGTTGCTGGCGGTCTGGGTTCGGTTCTGCTGGTTCTGACTCTGTGTTCTGGAACGTTCCTCATCCtgaaaaagaggaaaaggaaATGTGGGACAG ctttatttcagcaaaatgtgcAGCACAATACAGAG ACTGACTGCATGTATGAAGAGATTCCAAACAGTGACGTCGCCGCGGTAACATCTTCATCCAACCAGACGCCTGCATCACACCTCGACAACCACCCAGAAGTCTCTGCTGTTTACACCACAGTAACCAATCAGCAGCCTGATTCAAACCCCGGTCACACCCACTCGACCAATCAGGTGACAGATCCAGACTGTGATTATTATGCCAATATAAAGTCACCTGACCCAACACAGGACAGCGGGACAGAACTGATCTACGTGACAGCAACACATCCACAAAACATCTCAACACATTcacaaaacatcaaaacaaacgAGGGACCGATATATTCAgtaataaaacatgaataa
- the LOC127499227 gene encoding CMRF35-like molecule 3 isoform X2: MWDVLLLFSSICTAVVVGAADTVTGHRGERVEIRCSYESGYESNSKYFCKGDFLLSNNIMVKSGSPDKDKRFSLTDNTTNRVFTITITDLRTEDEGQYWCAVKRTLFFDIFLTDVYSEILLLVKQDKNTTEVSTISSFSKTQSSFSTTELNPQSVSHQTESETTRTTTGNTTVELHQPTTNLSSVAGGLGSVLLVLTLCSGTCLILKKRKRKCGTALFQQNVQHNTETDCMYEEIPNSDVAAVTSSSNQTPASHLDNHPEVSAVYTTVTNQQPDSNPGHTHSTNQVTDPDCDYYANIKSPDPTQDSGTELIYVTATHPQNISTHSQNIKTNEGPIYSVIKHE, translated from the exons ATGTGGGACGttctgctgctcttttccagcATCTGTACAG CTGTTGTTGTAGGAGCTGCAGATACAGTTACAGGacacagaggagagagagttGAGATCAGATGCTCATATGAATCTGGATATGAATCAAATTCAAAGTATTTTTGTAAAGGGGACTTTTTATTGTCAAATAATATCATGGTTAAATCAGGATCTCCAGATAAAGACAAGAGATTCTCTCTGACTGACAACACGACAAACAGAGTTTTCACCATCACCATCACTGATCTGAGAACAGAGGATGAAGGACAATACTGGTGTGCTGTGAAGAGGACTCTTTTTTTTGATATCTTTTTAACTGATGTCTATTCGGAGATTTTGTTGCTGGTTAAACAGG ATAAAAACACCACTGAAGTTTCAACCATCAgctctttttcaaaaacacagtCGTCATTCAgtacaacagaactgaatccACAATCAG TGTCTCATCAAACTGAAAGTGAAACGACAAGAACAACAACAGGAAATACTACAGTTGAACTCCATCAGCCAACCACTA ACCTGTCTTCTGTTGCTGGCGGTCTGGGTTCGGTTCTGCTGGTTCTGACTCTGTGTTCTGGAACGTGCCTCATCCtgaaaaagaggaaaaggaaATGTGGGACAG CgttatttcagcaaaatgtgcAGCACAATACAGAG ACTGACTGCATGTATGAAGAGATTCCAAACAGTGACGTCGCCGCGGTAACATCTTCATCCAACCAGACGCCTGCATCACACCTCGACAACCACCCAGAAGTCTCTGCTGTTTACACCACAGTAACCAATCAGCAGCCTGATTCAAACCCCGGTCACACCCACTCGACCAATCAGGTGACAGATCCAGACTGTGATTATTATGCCAATATAAAGTCACCTGACCCAACACAGGACAGCGGGACAGAACTGATCTACGTGACAGCAACACATCCACAAAACATCTCAACACATTcacaaaacatcaaaacaaacgAGGGACCGATATATTCAgtaataaaacatgaataa
- the LOC127499227 gene encoding CMRF35-like molecule 3 isoform X3: MKFPLTVCVFLLTVSRSLSVNITVRGTEGEPVSINCPYPGGYENSYKYFYKGVYRENNIILQSDGKKSSPRFSLKDDHKTRSFTVTIRNLKMEDAGLYGCIAGWGEYKQIQLNVIRAPQRPKPVQISTSTIRPHTNTSSEHASTEHASTVTHQTETETRATTGNTTDELHQPNTHLSSVAGGLGSVLLVLTLCSGTFLILKKRKRKCGTALFQQNVQHNTETDCMYEEIPNSDVAAVTSSSNQTPASHLDNHPEVSAVYTTVTNQQPDSNPGHTHSTNQVTDPDCDYYANIKSPDPTQDSGTELIYVTATHPQNISTHSQNIKTNEGPIYSVIKHE, translated from the exons ATGAAGTTTCCGCTGACagtttgtgtgtttctgctgACGG tgagCAGGTCACTGTCTGTGAACATTACAGTGAGAGGAACGGAGGGAGAACCAGTGAGCATTAACTGCCCTTATCCAGGAGGATATGAAAACTCTTACAAATACTTCTACAAAGgagtttacagagagaataacATTATACTACAATCTGATGGAAAAAAGTCCTCACCCAGATTCTCACTGAAGGATGATCATAAGACCAGATCATTTACAGTGACCATCAGAAACCTGAAGATGGAAGATGCTGGACTGTACGGCTGTATCGCTGGATGGGGAGAATATAAACAAATCCAGCTGAATGTGATCAGAG CTCCACAGAGGCCAAAACCTGTCCAGATCTCAACATCCACCATTCGTCCGCATACAAACACCAGCAGTGAACACGCCAGCACTGAACACGCCAGCACAG TGACTCATCAAACAGAAACTGAAACAAGAGCAACAACAGGAAATACTACAGATGAACTCCATCAGCCAAACACTC ACCTGTCTTCTGTTGCTGGCGGTCTGGGTTCGGTTCTGCTGGTTCTGACTCTGTGTTCTGGAACGTTCCTCATCCtgaaaaagaggaaaaggaaATGTGGGACAG ctttatttcagcaaaatgtgcAGCACAATACAGAG ACTGACTGCATGTATGAAGAGATTCCAAACAGTGACGTCGCCGCGGTAACATCTTCATCCAACCAGACGCCTGCATCACACCTCGACAACCACCCAGAAGTCTCTGCTGTTTACACCACAGTAACCAATCAGCAGCCTGATTCAAACCCCGGTCACACCCACTCGACCAATCAGGTGACAGATCCAGACTGTGATTATTATGCCAATATAAAGTCACCTGACCCAACACAGGACAGCGGGACAGAACTGATCTACGTGACAGCAACACATCCACAAAACATCTCAACACATTcacaaaacatcaaaacaaacgAGGGACCGATATATTCAgtaataaaacatgaataa
- the LOC127499227 gene encoding CMRF35-like molecule 3 isoform X5 codes for MKFPLTVCVFLLTVSRSLSVNITVRGTEGEPVSINCPYPGGYENSYKYFYKGVYRENNIILQSDGKKSSPRFSLKDDHKTRSFTVTIRNLKMEDAGLYGCIAGWGEYKQIQLNVIRAPQRPKPVQISTSTIRPHTNTSSEHASTEHASTVTHQTETETRATTGNTTDELHQPNTHLSSVAGGLGSVLLVLTLCSGTFLILKKRKRKCGTALFQQNVQHNTETDRMYEDIPNSDVAVVTSSSNQTPASHLDNHPEVSAVYATVTKQQPDSNPGHTHSTNQVTDSDCDYYANIKSPDPTQDSGTELIYVTATHPQNITTNKGPIYSVIKKKTVHRHCE; via the exons ATGAAGTTTCCGCTGACagtttgtgtgtttctgctgACGG tgagCAGGTCACTGTCTGTGAACATTACAGTGAGAGGAACGGAGGGAGAACCAGTGAGCATTAACTGCCCTTATCCAGGAGGATATGAAAACTCTTACAAATACTTCTACAAAGgagtttacagagagaataacATTATACTACAATCTGATGGAAAAAAGTCCTCACCCAGATTCTCACTGAAGGATGATCATAAGACCAGATCATTTACAGTGACCATCAGAAACCTGAAGATGGAAGATGCTGGACTGTACGGCTGTATCGCTGGATGGGGAGAATATAAACAAATCCAGCTGAATGTGATCAGAG CTCCACAGAGGCCAAAACCTGTCCAGATCTCAACATCCACCATTCGTCCGCATACAAACACCAGCAGTGAACACGCCAGCACTGAACACGCCAGCACAG TGACTCATCAAACAGAAACTGAAACAAGAGCAACAACAGGAAATACTACAGATGAACTCCATCAGCCAAACACTC ACCTGTCTTCTGTTGCTGGCGGTCTGGGTTCGGTTCTGCTGGTTCTGACTCTGTGTTCTGGAACGTTCCTCATCCtgaaaaagaggaaaaggaaATGTGGGACAG ctttatttcagcaaaatgtgcAGCACAATACAGAG ACTGACCGCATGTATGAAGATATTCCCAACAGTGATGTCGCCGTGGTAACATCTTCGTCCAATCAGACGCCTGCATCACACCTCGACAACCACCCAGAAGTCTCTGCTGTTTACGCCACGGTAACCAAACAGCAGCCCGATTCAAACCCCGGTCACACCCACTCGACCAATCAGGTGACAGATTCAGACTGTGATTATTATGCCAATATAAAGTCACCTGACCCAACACAGGACAGCGGGACAGAACTGATCTACGTGACAGCAACACATCCACAAAACATCACAACAAACAAGGGTCCGATATATTCAGTGATCAAGAAAAAGACTGTCCACAGACATTGTGAATGA